One window of Brachybacterium ginsengisoli genomic DNA carries:
- a CDS encoding HNH endonuclease yields the protein MAVVRVYNLGYDPETRIGELLHTTTVRHAFGMIRREVADPVELTMLGDRIVPTALELTRELSGAWVEGAGQRSVGFSYRAVHERDHWSCGYCGRSVSKSPAREALLATVDHILPSSRGGLSSWTNLVSACKECNNRKADRTPEEAGMPLRVDPYDPALAYRVGGFVERLPVLVPA from the coding sequence ATGGCAGTCGTGAGGGTCTACAACCTCGGGTACGACCCCGAGACGCGCATCGGCGAGCTCCTGCACACGACCACCGTCCGCCACGCCTTCGGGATGATCCGCCGGGAGGTCGCCGATCCCGTCGAGCTGACGATGCTCGGGGATCGCATCGTGCCCACCGCCCTCGAGCTCACCCGCGAGCTCAGCGGGGCATGGGTCGAAGGTGCCGGGCAGCGGTCCGTCGGCTTCTCCTACCGGGCGGTCCACGAACGGGACCATTGGTCCTGCGGGTACTGCGGCCGCAGCGTGTCGAAGTCTCCGGCCCGCGAGGCGCTGCTGGCGACCGTCGACCACATCCTCCCCTCCTCCCGGGGCGGGCTCTCCTCCTGGACGAACCTGGTCTCCGCGTGCAAGGAGTGCAACAACCGCAAGGCGGACCGCACGCCCGAGGAGGCCGGGATGCCGCTGCGCGTCGACCCCTATGACCCAGCTCTCGCCTACCGCGTGGGCGGGTTCGTGGAGAGGCTCCCGGTGCTGGTCCCAGCGTGA
- a CDS encoding cation:proton antiporter: MGLEQMGLEQFEVVAVLAVLIIVGASYFSSRFGLATPIILVIVGLAVSVIPGMPLIAPEPELILAAVLPPLLYSAAVNMPVMDFRRDLSTIGALSVVLVLVSAFGVGALLWAIFPDLGFAAAVAVGAVVSPPDAVAATAIGKRLGLPPRLLTILEGEGLVNDATALVLLRTAVAATAGAFSFWHAAGDFFYAVVVAIVIGAAVGFIAVRIRSKIDQPVLTTAISFVVPFIAFLPTELAHASGVLAVVAAGLVTGASGVRRLSVADRNAERTNWLTVQLLLENGVFLLMGLQLRTLVTDVSDGGLSVWHAVWVGLAVTVLLGLVRVAFVVPVVFTARRRRPDHEEQARRFDEALERVSRDERFQQHPRGARIERWLQRRRADARFYAGNGLGWRGGAVLAWSGMRGVVTLAAAQSLPTDFPYRTQLVLVAFVVALVTLVGQGGTLPLLIRVLGIRGTDEEQARRELALLLVEVNEAAAGQVLDNPDLRRRGGERFDDSVIEKARMVLSRISDPQARAAAGDPVKQQYPELMQLFLDAQQDALDEARSTGSYDSHTIKRAQKQLDQGSVRLSGA; this comes from the coding sequence ATGGGTCTGGAACAGATGGGGCTGGAGCAGTTCGAGGTCGTGGCCGTGCTGGCCGTGCTGATCATCGTCGGGGCGTCCTACTTCTCCAGCCGCTTCGGGCTCGCCACCCCGATCATCCTGGTGATCGTGGGCCTTGCCGTGAGCGTCATCCCCGGGATGCCGCTGATCGCCCCCGAGCCCGAGCTGATCCTCGCCGCCGTCCTGCCCCCGCTGCTCTACTCGGCCGCGGTCAACATGCCCGTGATGGACTTCCGGCGGGACCTCAGCACCATCGGGGCGCTCTCGGTGGTCCTCGTGCTGGTCTCCGCGTTCGGGGTCGGCGCTCTGCTGTGGGCGATCTTCCCGGACCTCGGCTTCGCGGCCGCCGTCGCCGTCGGCGCCGTGGTCAGCCCGCCGGACGCGGTCGCCGCGACCGCGATCGGCAAGCGACTCGGCCTGCCGCCCCGCCTGCTGACGATCCTCGAGGGGGAGGGTCTGGTCAACGACGCGACCGCCCTGGTGCTGCTGCGCACCGCCGTCGCCGCGACCGCCGGAGCCTTCTCCTTCTGGCACGCGGCGGGCGACTTCTTCTACGCGGTGGTCGTCGCGATCGTCATCGGCGCGGCCGTGGGCTTCATCGCGGTGCGGATCCGCTCCAAGATCGACCAGCCGGTGCTCACCACCGCCATCTCCTTCGTCGTCCCGTTCATCGCCTTCCTGCCCACGGAGCTCGCGCACGCCTCGGGGGTGCTGGCCGTGGTCGCCGCCGGGCTGGTCACCGGCGCCAGCGGCGTGCGGCGGCTCAGCGTCGCCGACCGCAACGCCGAGCGCACCAACTGGCTGACCGTCCAGCTGCTGCTCGAGAACGGCGTCTTCCTCCTCATGGGGCTGCAGCTGCGCACGCTGGTCACCGACGTCTCCGACGGCGGGCTCTCGGTGTGGCATGCCGTCTGGGTGGGGCTGGCGGTGACGGTGCTGCTGGGACTGGTCCGGGTCGCCTTCGTGGTGCCGGTCGTGTTCACCGCCCGCCGGCGCCGACCGGATCACGAGGAGCAGGCGCGGCGCTTCGACGAGGCGCTCGAGCGAGTCTCCCGGGACGAACGCTTCCAGCAGCACCCGCGCGGCGCCCGCATCGAGCGCTGGCTCCAGCGCCGACGCGCCGATGCACGGTTCTATGCCGGCAACGGCCTGGGCTGGCGGGGCGGGGCGGTGCTGGCCTGGTCGGGCATGCGCGGCGTGGTCACGCTCGCCGCGGCGCAGTCGCTGCCCACCGACTTCCCGTACCGCACCCAGCTCGTGCTGGTCGCCTTCGTGGTCGCCCTGGTGACCCTGGTGGGCCAGGGTGGGACGCTGCCGCTGCTGATACGGGTGCTCGGCATCCGCGGCACTGATGAGGAGCAGGCCCGGCGTGAGCTCGCGCTCCTGCTGGTCGAGGTCAACGAGGCCGCCGCGGGCCAGGTGCTGGACAACCCCGATCTGCGCCGCCGCGGCGGGGAGCGCTTCGACGACTCGGTGATCGAGAAGGCGCGGATGGTGCTGTCGCGGATCTCGGATCCGCAGGCGAGGGCCGCGGCCGGGGACCCCGTCAAGCAGCAGTACCCCGAGCTCATGCAGCTGTTCCTCGACGCCCAGCAGGATGCCCTGGACGAGGCGCGCTCCACGGGGAGCTACGACTCCCACACGATCAAGCGCGCGCAGAAGCAGCTCGACCAGGGCTCCGTGCGGCTCTCCGGCGCCTGA
- the nagE gene encoding N-acetylglucosamine-specific PTS transporter subunit IIBC gives MKFFQRLGRSLMLPVAVLPVAAILSGIGYWIVAATGDDANIVGGFFTIAGGAILDQLPLLFAIGVAIGMAKKPDGTSALAGLVSWLVVTNLLSPSSVAIFKGIAEEDVNLAFSNVENVFVAILCGLIGASAYDRFKDAELPDALAFFSGRRSVAIVAAGASLVLSLALFFVWPLVFTGLVAFGEFILTLGPLGVGIYGFLNRLLIPLGLHHALNSVFWFDVAGINDLGTFMAGTGTYGVTGQYMTGFFPVMMMGLPGAALAMYVTAKSSRRKVAAGVLFSSAIASFFVGVTEPLEFSFMFLAPGLYVVHALFTGISMAISAMLPVRMGFGFSGGFIDLVLGWVNPMAQNPWAIPLMGIFWFAVYFLVFRAIILKFDLRTPGRDEDDLLTDEATVLSGEKKHLATATAFLAALGGRDNILDLENCTTRLRMEIADLSLVDDAALSHAGAAGTVRPGGRSVQVIYGTSVQFVKDAMESIMTGRVEPVDGAESIAAAESGPVSDTVSDAAGSGAATVVRASSLVRLRQPLAGAVVPLSEVPDATFAQEIMGPGVAVEPTGGEVVAPAAGTVGHVFPTSHAVALVLEDGTELLIHVGVDTVQMKGEGFTTLVEAGQHVTAGTPLLRVDLDAVRRAGHPTITPIIVMNDKDARIELV, from the coding sequence ATGAAGTTCTTCCAGCGCCTGGGCAGATCGCTGATGCTGCCGGTCGCCGTGCTCCCCGTCGCCGCGATCCTCAGCGGCATCGGCTACTGGATCGTGGCCGCCACCGGTGACGATGCGAACATCGTCGGCGGATTCTTCACCATCGCCGGCGGTGCGATCCTGGACCAGCTGCCGCTGCTGTTCGCGATCGGTGTGGCCATCGGCATGGCCAAGAAGCCCGACGGCACCTCTGCCCTCGCCGGCCTGGTCTCCTGGCTCGTGGTCACGAACCTGCTGTCCCCGTCGAGCGTCGCGATCTTCAAGGGCATCGCCGAGGAGGACGTCAACCTCGCATTCAGCAACGTCGAGAACGTCTTCGTCGCCATCCTCTGCGGGCTCATCGGCGCGAGCGCGTACGACCGCTTCAAGGACGCCGAGCTTCCCGACGCCCTCGCGTTCTTCTCCGGCCGCCGCTCCGTCGCGATCGTCGCCGCCGGCGCCTCGCTCGTGCTCTCCCTGGCGCTCTTCTTCGTGTGGCCGCTGGTGTTCACCGGCCTGGTCGCCTTCGGCGAGTTCATCCTGACCCTCGGCCCGCTGGGCGTGGGCATCTACGGCTTCCTCAACCGTCTCCTCATCCCGCTGGGCCTCCACCACGCCCTGAACTCCGTGTTCTGGTTCGACGTGGCCGGGATCAACGACCTCGGCACGTTCATGGCGGGCACCGGCACCTACGGCGTCACCGGCCAGTACATGACCGGCTTCTTCCCCGTGATGATGATGGGCCTTCCCGGCGCGGCGCTCGCGATGTACGTGACCGCGAAGTCGTCCCGCCGCAAGGTGGCCGCGGGCGTGCTGTTCTCGAGCGCGATCGCCTCCTTCTTCGTGGGCGTCACCGAGCCGCTCGAGTTCTCCTTCATGTTCCTCGCCCCGGGCCTGTACGTGGTCCACGCGCTGTTCACCGGCATCTCGATGGCGATCAGCGCGATGCTCCCGGTGCGGATGGGCTTCGGCTTCTCCGGCGGGTTCATCGACCTCGTGCTGGGCTGGGTGAACCCCATGGCGCAGAACCCGTGGGCGATCCCGCTGATGGGCATCTTCTGGTTCGCGGTGTACTTCCTCGTGTTCCGCGCGATCATCCTGAAGTTCGACCTCAGGACCCCGGGTCGGGACGAGGACGACCTGCTCACCGATGAGGCCACCGTGCTCTCCGGCGAGAAGAAGCACCTCGCCACGGCAACCGCGTTCCTCGCTGCGCTGGGCGGCAGGGACAACATCCTGGACCTGGAGAACTGCACCACCCGCCTGCGCATGGAGATCGCGGATCTCTCCCTCGTGGACGACGCGGCCCTCAGCCACGCCGGCGCCGCGGGGACGGTGCGGCCCGGTGGACGGTCCGTGCAGGTCATCTACGGCACGAGCGTCCAGTTCGTGAAGGACGCGATGGAGTCGATCATGACCGGCCGGGTCGAGCCGGTCGACGGCGCCGAGTCGATCGCCGCGGCGGAGTCCGGCCCGGTGTCCGACACGGTGTCCGACGCCGCAGGGTCCGGCGCTGCGACCGTGGTGCGTGCCAGCAGCCTGGTGCGCCTGCGCCAGCCCCTGGCAGGTGCCGTCGTCCCGCTCTCCGAGGTCCCCGATGCGACCTTCGCGCAGGAGATCATGGGGCCGGGCGTGGCGGTCGAGCCGACCGGCGGGGAGGTCGTCGCCCCGGCGGCCGGGACCGTCGGCCATGTCTTCCCCACCTCGCATGCGGTCGCGCTCGTGCTCGAGGACGGCACCGAGCTGCTGATCCACGTCGGCGTGGACACGGTGCAGATGAAGGGCGAGGGGTTCACCACCCTCGTCGAGGCCGGTCAGCACGTCACCGCAGGGACCCCGCTGCTCCGCGTGGACCTCGACGCGGTCCGTCGGGCGGGCCATCCCACGATCACCCCGATCATCGTGATGAACGACAAGGACGCGCGGATCGAACTGGTCTGA
- a CDS encoding phosphodiester glycosidase family protein has translation MVSSSSPARPSSPSARLLGLLAALALLAPPALALQTLQAPPAAAEVTDEQLAAGGVLRDSRTYQVAPGLDLTNFSRLEEDGWNEGSVLTADLDVPTLSLDVAHGDSVTGRAPLQEVMTSGGHGDRAVAAVNGTFFDINHSDAPIYTSVSQQGVEMGSPSPRPALTVAEGRAAIQALSASGTATLPDGTSVELAGMNNPSISADGIGLYTAAWGDYTLDRPIGAPDAPAGKVARASVVDGVVTTVSGIQDSAGAPDIAEGEQVLLGRENGATTVAGLAVGDRVDIEVGPSEDIDMGLAGSHQILTDGEVPEMGDDSLVTADHPRTAVGVSQDGSELFVMVIDGRTAESRGMSLPEAGTILRDMGAHNAVNLDGGGSSALAARTAGAEGSSIWNSPSDGEVREVPNALVFYSDAPQEELTAVQTTTALDDPAVFPGLQRTLRATGLGANLEPLLADGTFTATGSLDLVSSDAEGATVRGTDRGTGTVAYTAGALTDEQELRVLGPAVGLEPSERTMNLADAEDSAELTLSGFDADGQRATIETDDVDVSVDGGFLATPAGPGSWTITATGATETGSITLTVGELITTVALTHGTETSTVLDLSDPTAFTTDAARATGTIGAAEGPDGEAGTAISMSFDFTTSTATRGFYLVAKEPVTVEGNALSFTMDVRGDASGVWPRLQVADAEGTVTNLDGDTVEHEGWDQVRFTVPDGLAQPLTVQRVRMMETRPEAQYTGDIAVANLQAVTTPATDAPEQAPVHDAALLTTGTVVDRPQQIAVMSDAQFIAADPDSGAVEGARRTLREIKQARPDLLVINGDFVDEASPEDFALAKKILEEEWGEEIPYVYVPGNHEVMGGDISNFEEAFGPVTSQQDLGGTRVITLNTSSGTLAGGGLDQIADLEASLQEASEDEDLTGVTVFFHHPPTDPLPSKSSQLTDQREARAVENLLADFRRTSGTSVALVNGHVGVFHGAAVEGVTTLINGNSGKNPAGTPATGGFTGWTMLGVDPSAGVVGTAPSTQDRVDWLAAETRPWVDELTVQAPATLRKGTTGQATASFTQDGRAVPVAWPVTAQWGGRNVRILDADGAKGSDHSGVVRLNPATGEITAMRPGTATLKITVNGRTATTTVKVVPR, from the coding sequence ATGGTCTCCTCCTCCTCGCCCGCCCGCCCCTCCTCCCCGTCGGCGAGGCTGCTCGGCCTGCTGGCCGCTCTCGCCCTCCTCGCTCCCCCCGCCCTCGCCCTGCAGACGCTCCAGGCGCCGCCCGCCGCGGCGGAGGTCACGGACGAGCAGCTCGCCGCCGGCGGGGTGCTACGGGACTCCCGCACCTACCAGGTCGCCCCGGGCCTGGACCTCACGAACTTCTCCCGGCTGGAGGAGGACGGCTGGAACGAGGGCAGCGTCCTCACCGCCGACCTCGACGTGCCGACCCTGTCCCTGGACGTCGCCCACGGCGACTCCGTCACCGGGCGCGCTCCCCTGCAGGAGGTCATGACCTCCGGCGGCCACGGCGACCGGGCCGTGGCCGCGGTCAACGGCACCTTCTTCGACATCAACCACTCCGACGCCCCGATCTACACCTCCGTCTCCCAGCAGGGTGTGGAGATGGGCTCGCCCTCCCCGCGGCCGGCGCTCACCGTGGCCGAGGGACGGGCTGCGATCCAGGCGCTCTCCGCCTCCGGCACCGCGACCCTCCCGGACGGCACCTCCGTCGAGCTCGCCGGGATGAACAACCCCTCGATCTCCGCGGACGGCATCGGCCTGTACACCGCGGCCTGGGGCGACTACACGCTGGACCGACCGATCGGCGCTCCGGACGCCCCCGCCGGGAAGGTGGCCCGCGCGAGCGTGGTCGACGGCGTGGTCACGACGGTCAGCGGCATCCAGGACAGCGCCGGCGCCCCGGACATCGCCGAGGGCGAGCAGGTGCTCCTGGGCCGTGAGAACGGTGCGACCACCGTCGCGGGCCTCGCCGTCGGCGACCGGGTCGACATCGAGGTGGGGCCCAGCGAGGACATCGACATGGGTCTCGCGGGCTCCCACCAGATCCTCACCGACGGTGAGGTGCCCGAGATGGGCGACGACTCCCTGGTGACCGCCGATCATCCGCGCACTGCGGTCGGCGTCTCCCAGGACGGCAGCGAGCTGTTCGTCATGGTGATCGACGGCCGCACCGCGGAGTCCCGCGGGATGTCCCTGCCCGAGGCGGGGACGATCCTGCGCGACATGGGCGCGCACAACGCCGTGAACCTCGACGGCGGCGGGTCCTCGGCGCTGGCCGCGCGCACCGCCGGTGCCGAGGGGTCCTCGATCTGGAACAGCCCCTCCGACGGCGAGGTCCGCGAGGTCCCCAACGCCCTCGTCTTCTACTCCGACGCCCCGCAGGAGGAGCTCACCGCCGTGCAGACCACCACCGCCCTCGACGATCCCGCCGTGTTCCCCGGCCTGCAGCGCACGCTGCGGGCGACCGGCCTGGGTGCGAACCTCGAACCGCTCCTCGCCGACGGCACCTTCACCGCCACCGGGTCCCTGGACCTCGTCTCCTCGGACGCCGAGGGCGCCACAGTGCGCGGGACCGACCGCGGCACCGGCACCGTCGCCTACACCGCGGGAGCGCTGACGGACGAGCAGGAGCTCCGAGTGCTCGGCCCGGCCGTCGGCCTCGAGCCCTCGGAGCGCACGATGAACCTGGCCGACGCCGAGGACTCCGCCGAGCTGACCCTGAGCGGCTTCGACGCCGACGGCCAGCGCGCCACGATCGAGACCGACGACGTGGACGTCTCCGTCGACGGCGGCTTCCTGGCCACGCCCGCCGGGCCGGGATCGTGGACCATCACGGCGACCGGCGCCACCGAGACCGGCTCGATCACCCTCACGGTCGGCGAGCTCATCACCACGGTGGCCCTCACCCACGGCACCGAGACCTCGACCGTTCTGGACCTCTCCGATCCCACGGCCTTCACCACCGACGCGGCCCGGGCCACCGGCACGATCGGCGCCGCCGAGGGTCCCGACGGCGAGGCCGGAACCGCGATCTCGATGAGCTTCGACTTCACCACCTCCACCGCCACACGGGGCTTCTACCTGGTCGCGAAGGAGCCCGTGACGGTCGAGGGGAACGCCCTGTCCTTCACGATGGATGTGCGGGGCGACGCCAGCGGGGTGTGGCCCCGCCTGCAGGTCGCCGATGCCGAGGGCACCGTGACCAACCTCGACGGGGACACCGTGGAGCACGAGGGCTGGGACCAGGTGCGCTTCACGGTGCCGGACGGACTCGCCCAGCCGCTCACCGTGCAGCGGGTGCGGATGATGGAGACCCGTCCCGAGGCGCAGTACACCGGGGACATCGCCGTCGCGAACCTCCAGGCCGTCACCACCCCGGCGACCGATGCGCCCGAGCAGGCACCTGTCCACGACGCCGCGCTGCTGACCACCGGGACGGTGGTGGACCGTCCCCAGCAGATCGCCGTGATGAGCGATGCGCAGTTCATCGCCGCCGATCCCGACTCCGGAGCCGTCGAGGGCGCGCGCCGCACGCTGCGGGAGATCAAGCAGGCCCGGCCGGACCTGCTGGTGATCAACGGCGACTTCGTCGACGAGGCCTCCCCCGAGGACTTCGCCCTCGCGAAGAAGATCCTCGAGGAGGAGTGGGGCGAGGAGATCCCCTACGTGTACGTGCCCGGAAACCACGAGGTGATGGGCGGGGACATCTCGAACTTCGAGGAGGCGTTCGGCCCGGTGACCTCGCAGCAGGACCTCGGAGGCACCCGGGTGATCACCCTGAACACCTCCTCGGGCACTCTCGCCGGCGGCGGGCTCGACCAGATCGCTGACCTCGAGGCCTCACTCCAGGAGGCCTCCGAGGACGAGGACCTGACCGGGGTCACGGTCTTCTTCCATCACCCGCCCACCGATCCCCTGCCCAGCAAGAGCAGCCAGCTCACCGATCAGCGGGAGGCGCGCGCGGTCGAGAACCTCCTCGCGGACTTCCGCCGCACCTCGGGCACGTCCGTCGCCCTGGTCAACGGCCATGTCGGCGTCTTCCACGGGGCGGCGGTGGAGGGGGTGACCACGCTGATCAACGGCAACTCCGGCAAGAACCCCGCCGGCACCCCCGCGACCGGCGGATTCACCGGCTGGACGATGCTGGGCGTGGATCCCTCCGCCGGTGTCGTGGGCACGGCCCCGAGCACCCAGGACCGCGTGGACTGGCTCGCCGCCGAGACCCGTCCCTGGGTCGACGAGCTCACGGTGCAGGCACCGGCGACCCTGAGGAAGGGCACCACGGGCCAGGCCACGGCGAGCTTCACCCAGGACGGCCGGGCCGTGCCGGTGGCCTGGCCGGTGACCGCCCAGTGGGGTGGGAGGAACGTGCGGATCCTCGACGCCGACGGGGCGAAGGGCTCCGACCACAGCGGCGTGGTGCGGCTGAACCCGGCCACCGGGGAGATCACCGCGATGCGCCCCGGCACCGCGACCCTCAAGATCACGGTCAACGGACGCACGGCGACGACCACGGTGAAGGTCGTCCCGCGCTGA
- the helR gene encoding RNA polymerase recycling motor ATPase HelR produces the protein MTSAFDMTTLAAHKTSPELIAGDDDRFHLIDQAMRRDLAETENALEAALRSRGGDAQSRVERDAIVEHHRRRLRGLQRVRRDAVLGRMSPLDGSTSIHVGRLAVHAADGTPLLVDWRSPAAEPFFTATRAEPLGLASRRRYRWADGRVRDYWDETLADAADGQEAEGISPDEDSALHDALTRARTPQMESVLTTLAADQHAVIRASARRPLVVEGGPGTGKTVVALHRVAHLLYAEPRLRERGGVLVLGPHRPYLHHVADVLPSLGEQDALTATLADLLPEGAEARAETDPVVAALKASLVLVEAIEPAVGLYEEAPDLEHELETGWGSVQLRTEHLADAFAAVHPSTPHNLAREEIWDELAEIVLAELAEGLEETPSVEEVREDLLADEDLVRAVHRAWPLLEATDLVGDLFEVPAYLRRCAPSLSPQEVQLLQREHPRAWTLEDLPLLDAARHRLGDPGEEARRRTRLEAQEETAGEIELLTDYLIASDSSDMQEMSMLRGEDLRRALAEATPVEVAVPDELAGPFGHVVVDEAQELTDAQWAMVVRRSPSGGLTLVGDRAQAARGFTESWEERLARVGIDRIERSVLSLNYRTPAEVMRCAEPVIRAALPGADVPVSIRESGMPVRHGRPEQLEGILQQWLAEHAEGTAVVIGEHLAPDADSTASRTGRVTVLSPRQVAGLEFDLVVLVVPEAFGTGIEGAVARYVAMTRATQELVVLSAPRACPGSRASR, from the coding sequence GTGACCAGCGCCTTCGACATGACCACCCTCGCCGCCCACAAGACCTCGCCGGAACTCATCGCGGGCGACGACGACCGATTCCACCTCATCGACCAGGCCATGCGGAGGGACCTCGCCGAGACGGAGAACGCCCTCGAGGCGGCGCTGCGCTCACGGGGCGGGGACGCCCAGAGCCGGGTCGAGCGGGACGCGATCGTCGAGCACCACCGCCGCCGGCTCCGCGGCCTGCAGCGCGTCCGGCGGGATGCGGTGCTCGGGCGGATGTCGCCGCTGGACGGCTCGACGTCGATCCACGTGGGCCGGCTCGCGGTCCATGCGGCCGACGGGACGCCGCTGCTGGTGGACTGGCGCTCCCCGGCCGCCGAGCCGTTCTTCACCGCGACACGCGCGGAGCCGCTCGGCCTGGCCTCCCGCCGGCGCTACCGCTGGGCGGACGGCCGGGTGCGCGACTACTGGGACGAGACGCTCGCGGACGCCGCCGACGGGCAGGAGGCGGAGGGCATCAGCCCGGACGAGGACTCCGCCCTGCACGATGCCCTGACCCGCGCACGCACCCCGCAGATGGAGTCCGTGCTCACCACCCTCGCCGCCGACCAGCACGCCGTGATCCGGGCGAGCGCCCGCCGTCCCCTGGTGGTCGAGGGCGGCCCGGGGACCGGCAAGACGGTGGTCGCCCTGCACCGGGTCGCCCACCTGCTCTACGCGGAGCCGCGCCTGCGCGAGCGGGGAGGCGTGCTGGTCCTCGGCCCGCACCGCCCCTATCTCCACCACGTGGCCGATGTGCTCCCGAGCCTCGGGGAGCAGGACGCCCTCACCGCCACCCTCGCCGACCTGCTGCCCGAGGGTGCTGAGGCGCGCGCCGAGACGGATCCGGTGGTCGCAGCGCTGAAGGCGAGCCTGGTGCTGGTGGAGGCGATCGAGCCCGCCGTCGGGCTGTACGAGGAGGCACCCGACCTCGAGCACGAGCTCGAGACCGGGTGGGGGAGCGTCCAGCTGCGCACAGAGCACCTGGCGGACGCCTTCGCGGCGGTGCATCCCTCGACCCCGCACAACCTCGCCCGGGAGGAGATCTGGGACGAGCTGGCCGAGATCGTCCTGGCCGAGCTCGCGGAGGGGCTCGAGGAGACGCCCTCCGTCGAGGAGGTGCGCGAGGACCTCCTGGCCGACGAGGATCTGGTGCGCGCCGTGCACCGCGCCTGGCCCCTGCTCGAGGCGACCGACCTCGTGGGCGACCTCTTCGAGGTGCCCGCCTACCTGCGCCGGTGCGCGCCCTCGCTCAGCCCCCAGGAGGTTCAGCTGCTCCAGCGCGAGCACCCCCGCGCCTGGACGCTGGAGGACCTGCCGCTGCTGGACGCCGCCCGCCACCGGCTCGGCGACCCGGGCGAGGAGGCTCGCCGTCGAACCCGTCTCGAGGCACAGGAGGAGACGGCCGGCGAGATCGAGCTGCTGACCGACTACCTCATCGCGTCCGACAGCTCCGACATGCAGGAGATGTCCATGCTGCGCGGCGAGGACCTCCGCCGGGCGCTCGCCGAGGCCACCCCGGTCGAGGTCGCCGTGCCGGACGAGCTGGCGGGCCCCTTCGGTCACGTCGTGGTGGACGAGGCGCAGGAGCTCACCGATGCCCAGTGGGCGATGGTGGTGCGCCGCAGCCCTTCGGGCGGCCTCACCCTGGTCGGGGACCGCGCACAGGCCGCCCGGGGCTTCACCGAGTCCTGGGAGGAACGGCTGGCGCGGGTCGGCATCGACCGGATCGAGCGGTCCGTGCTGAGCCTGAACTACCGCACCCCGGCGGAGGTGATGCGATGCGCGGAGCCGGTGATCCGGGCCGCGCTGCCCGGGGCGGATGTCCCCGTCTCGATCAGGGAGTCCGGGATGCCGGTGCGTCACGGCCGGCCCGAGCAGCTCGAGGGGATCCTGCAGCAGTGGCTCGCCGAGCACGCGGAGGGGACGGCTGTGGTGATCGGCGAGCACCTCGCCCCGGATGCCGACAGCACCGCCTCCCGCACGGGGCGGGTGACGGTGCTGTCTCCGCGGCAGGTCGCCGGGCTCGAGTTCGACCTCGTGGTGCTCGTGGTGCCGGAGGCCTTCGGCACCGGCATCGAGGGCGCGGTCGCCCGCTACGTCGCGATGACCCGTGCCACCCAGGAGCTGGTGGTGCTCAGCGCACCCCGCGCATGCCCCGGCTCACGGGCTTCGCGATGA